The sequence below is a genomic window from Haematobia irritans isolate KBUSLIRL chromosome 3, ASM5000362v1, whole genome shotgun sequence.
tttttaaatatactaTCTACAATCCCCATAAATGGCGAAAAGTATCCAATAGTAATGTGGCATGGAATGGgtaagaaaatatataaaacgtttcaagataatttaaaattatattgcaTCTTGTTTTAGGCGATACTTGTTGTTTCCCCTTCAGCTTGGGAtccataaagaaaatattagaaGATCATTTGAATCAAACCTATGTTCGTTCACTGAAGATAGGAGGCAATATGGTAATGGACTATGAAAGTGGATTTTTTATACACCCCAACCAGCAAATAGATTATGTTTGTCAACAACTGGCCAAAGATGAAAAATTGAGTAAGGGTTATCATGCCATAGGATTTAGTCAAGGTGGACAATTTCTGTAAGTTAAAGATAGCCAGCAAGATGACCATTCAGgagatataaaacttttttcatattgaAGACGCGCTTTAGCCCAACGCTGTCCTTTACCTCCCATGAAGGTTCTTATCACTATGGGTGGCCAACATCAAGGTGTATTTGGTTTACCTAAATGTCCTTCACTTTCTTCGCGGTCCTGCGAATATATACGAAGAATTTTAAATACCGCAGCATATGAGGATTGGGTACAATTGAATTTAGTACAAGCTACATATTGGCATGATCCATTGAAAGAAACTGACTACATTGCCCATAGTACTTTCTTGGCAGAtataaataatgaagtatttgcTAATGGTTTGTATGCTGATAATCTAAATCGATTGGAAAAGTACGTACATACTCTATTACCTTCAAATGTAACATTGTCATTCTACTTTTCAGATTCGTCATGGTTAAGTTTTTAAATGATACCATTGTGCAACCAAAAGAATCTCAATGGTTTGAATTTTATAAGCCAGGACAGGATAAGGATATTCTACCGCTGAAAGAAAGCAAAGTCTATGAACAAGTAAGATCATTTTGTATAGTAGTTTCCATTGTATGGGAAAGGGATGAACTTTAGACATAAGTATGTGTGTATACATGTATACTTATAATCCACCTCTAACCAAAATTCTTATGGATAGCAGAAATTTCGCTATTTCTTTGGGGGAAATACATGCTAAAAATGTATACGTAATTTTTGTAAGAGCTGTGTATCGGacgttaaggccggtatgcacctctagcggaaATTTCCGCTATCCATAAGaattgcattgctatttatatgCGCACGAAAATTCCGTGAGGtgttattatcgattgtttacattttgcttaCACAAGAAATACGTTGTaaaactgtgttattggcaCATAAAGGAAATTTCCGAAAGTGGTACATaccgggctttaaaagaaatgttcttATAAcgatgttatcgattgtttacatatTCTCCCGTAAAGGCTGGTATAACACCTTCAGCCGTAATTTTCGCAACCCACCTCTATGTACCTCTATTTCGTTGGCGtgccaataacacagttttgTCATGTATTTCTTATTGGAGCAAAATGTAAAGAATCGATAATAACACCTCActgaattttcgttagaaaatatgTAGCTATGCATTTCTTAAGAAACACATGCCAAAATGCCAGTATTGGCCGGCAACAGGAATTTCTGCGAGGGCTTTAAACGTGATATgacattatattatttttactaaCGGTGTTACTGACAGTTTAGGTTTCTTCCACTAAAGTCCAGATCTCAGTAACGAATATAATATACTAGTGTATTGTGATTCGTTAAATTGGTATTTcaaaggctttgaattgcttaactaaatgaaaaaaaaataattaaaagaaaaataagaagTACATGGCGAACTGTCTTTTTGGCATGAAATaaacatttaagaaaatttctgttGCATGTAAACACTCGATAACGATTCCTCCGAAATTTGgacatttaattttgtagaaaagtgTCTATGTATTAAGCAAtatgaaatgttggtattttgccgACAAATGCTTGTtgtattaagaaaaatttgaacttttgatctgtttttaattttaacgaaACAAAATCTGCTGAAaaaaacgatattttttggCTGTTTTTCTATGGGgtttaatacaaacaataattcTAATCCAACATGCGCCATTCCAACTGTTATGAACCCAGAATAGAACttgaattaacaggttggctgataagtccccggtctgacacatagtagatggcgtcgctagtattatatgcatattattttatattgtaccaatcttcaaatgattcgtgtcaaaatttgacgtctgttagttaattagtttgtgagatagagcgtcttttgtgaaccaacttttgttattgtgaaaaaattggaaaaaaaggaatttcgtgttttgataaaatacggttttctgaagggaaaaatacggtggaagcaaaaacttggcttgataatgagtttccgcattctgccccagggaaatcaacaataattgattggtatgcaaaattcaaacgtggtgaaatgagcacggaggacggtgaacgcagtggacgcccgaaagaggtagtTACCGAGGAAAACATCAAActcacatttgatcaaaa
It includes:
- the Ppt1 gene encoding palmitoyl-protein thioesterase 1, which encodes MWKGRFCLLFFLNILSTIPINGEKYPIVMWHGMGDTCCFPFSLGSIKKILEDHLNQTYVRSLKIGGNMVMDYESGFFIHPNQQIDYVCQQLAKDEKLSKGYHAIGFSQGGQFLRALAQRCPLPPMKVLITMGGQHQGVFGLPKCPSLSSRSCEYIRRILNTAAYEDWVQLNLVQATYWHDPLKETDYIAHSTFLADINNEVFANGLYADNLNRLEKFVMVKFLNDTIVQPKESQWFEFYKPGQDKDILPLKESKVYEQLALKQMDINQKLVFLATEGDHLQFDKEWFLQNIIPLLSAEKN